From the Candidatus Saccharimonadaceae bacterium ML1 genome, one window contains:
- a CDS encoding Threonylcarbamoyl-AMP synthase — MAQLFTSVADKKLAALLHGGAIGILPTDTVYGLVSVIAPEPVKRLYAAKPRQSHAGTVIASSVDDLIALGLDETALRHVSHLWPAPLSVVVAAQHVPEFLREERSSLAVRIPEDKALRSLLQKTGPLMTTSANKHGEKTAATISAAQHIFGDSVDFYVDGGDLSNRPPSTIITVDAHGVITVLREGAVPVQSLAGA, encoded by the coding sequence ATGGCACAACTATTTACCTCTGTTGCTGACAAGAAATTAGCTGCATTGCTGCACGGTGGCGCAATTGGCATATTGCCAACCGATACGGTGTATGGCTTGGTGTCGGTTATTGCCCCCGAGCCGGTTAAGCGCCTCTATGCGGCGAAGCCGCGCCAGTCGCATGCCGGTACGGTCATCGCATCGTCGGTTGATGATTTGATCGCACTTGGACTTGATGAGACAGCCTTGCGGCATGTTTCACATTTGTGGCCGGCACCTCTGAGCGTGGTGGTTGCGGCGCAACATGTTCCTGAATTCTTGCGCGAGGAACGCAGTAGTCTTGCGGTCAGGATACCGGAGGATAAGGCGCTACGGTCGCTGCTACAAAAGACCGGTCCGCTCATGACGACAAGCGCGAATAAACACGGTGAAAAGACAGCGGCAACAATCTCGGCGGCGCAGCATATTTTTGGCGATTCCGTTGATTTTTACGTTGACGGCGGCGATTTGAGTAACCGCCCGCCTTCAACGATTATCACGGTGGATGCTCATGGAGTTATAACAGTACTGCGTGAAGGTGCTGTGCCAGTGCAGTCGCTTGCTGGTGCTTAG
- the tsaD gene encoding tRNA (adenosine(37)-N6)-threonylcarbamoyltransferase complex transferase subunit TsaD: MKILGIESSCDETAAAVVEDGFRVLSSVVNSQIDIHAQYGGVVPEIAARSHIEVINPVIREALTRAQCSWDDIDAIAATYAPGLVGSLLVGTLAARTLAILRNKPLYTIHHVEAHVYANFITESSSSALQLPSKQPEFPLLALIVSGGHTQLVLFHGHGDYELLGQTQDDAVGEAFDKVAKILGLPYPGGPSIAAAAEHGDSEKYHLPKAKLDNPYDFSFSGLKTAVLRAVQHAVGKDFTFPSHELPKLINDVQRADFAASFQRVAVETLVERTLRAYSDFAPRSVVIAGGVAANQELRRQLSVRLPIAIEYAPMQFCTDNAAMIATLGFFHAQYGTPADPYTLDVIPSLSMVNTAWNVAKVL; encoded by the coding sequence ATGAAAATTTTGGGAATTGAGTCGAGTTGCGATGAGACAGCGGCGGCGGTCGTTGAGGATGGATTTCGCGTATTGTCAAGCGTGGTAAATTCGCAAATTGATATTCACGCGCAGTACGGCGGTGTTGTGCCAGAAATAGCCGCACGCAGCCATATTGAGGTGATAAATCCGGTGATTCGCGAGGCGCTAACGCGGGCACAGTGTAGTTGGGATGATATTGATGCGATTGCCGCCACCTACGCGCCCGGTTTGGTTGGTTCGTTGCTGGTCGGTACGCTTGCCGCGCGGACGCTCGCAATTTTACGCAATAAGCCGCTCTACACTATTCACCATGTCGAGGCGCACGTGTATGCGAATTTTATTACCGAAAGCAGTAGCTCGGCGCTACAGCTACCGTCAAAGCAACCGGAATTCCCCCTGCTTGCGCTTATTGTATCGGGCGGACATACGCAGCTGGTGCTGTTCCACGGCCACGGCGATTATGAATTGCTCGGGCAAACGCAAGACGACGCCGTTGGCGAAGCCTTTGATAAGGTCGCGAAAATCCTTGGACTCCCCTACCCCGGCGGTCCGTCAATTGCCGCAGCTGCTGAGCATGGCGACTCCGAAAAATATCATTTGCCAAAGGCAAAGCTTGATAATCCGTATGATTTTTCGTTCTCTGGGCTTAAAACAGCCGTTCTACGGGCAGTGCAGCATGCGGTAGGCAAAGACTTCACATTTCCATCGCACGAGCTGCCAAAGCTCATAAATGATGTTCAGCGGGCAGATTTCGCGGCGAGCTTTCAGCGCGTGGCGGTCGAGACATTAGTAGAGCGCACATTACGTGCATATAGCGACTTTGCACCGCGGTCAGTCGTGATTGCTGGCGGCGTGGCGGCGAATCAAGAATTGCGGCGCCAGCTATCGGTTCGTCTGCCGATTGCGATTGAATATGCGCCGATGCAGTTTTGCACGGATAATGCAGCGATGATTGCTACGCTCGGGTTTTTTCATGCTCAATACGGCACACCTGCTGATCCGTATACCCTTGATGTTATTCCGAGCTTATCCATGGTAAATACAGCCTGGAATGTTGCAAAGGTGTTGTAA
- a CDS encoding UDP-N-acetylmuramoyl-L-alanyl-D-glutamate--2, 6-diaminopimelate ligase, with translation MRVRLVRMRYGNPAKHLRVIAVTGTNGKTTTVNYLNEILKEAGYTTAMFSTATIEIAGQTRRNDLNATVASTAIMQRFFRRAKKAHVDFVVMEFPSHAIHQHKLEGVPVEMAIMTNLTQDHLDYHKTMEAYAEVKSRLFAQNPKYIVLNRDDEWFEYFNKFPAQAQKITYGEHADAEAHIDRVKLYRKGTEASITIDHQTKLELATNLPGKFNVYNMTAAVCAAYLLGVPLKDIVEGAANLESVPGRFERVNTNTPYDVIVDYAHTPDGLEKILTAVKAITKNRVLLVFGATGDRDKEKRPIMGEIAARLANRIFLTDEESYNEDPAAIRKMVYDGIERVRSGAVKTTEIPDRRDAIAKALRLAAKGDTVLITGMGHEVYRIINGERVPWNDAEVVKELLKKA, from the coding sequence ATGCGCGTTCGGCTGGTGCGTATGCGATATGGCAATCCAGCGAAACATCTTCGCGTCATCGCTGTAACTGGCACGAACGGCAAAACAACGACAGTTAATTACCTGAACGAAATTCTCAAAGAGGCTGGCTACACAACAGCGATGTTTAGCACCGCAACAATTGAGATTGCCGGGCAAACAAGACGCAACGACTTAAATGCCACTGTCGCGAGCACAGCAATAATGCAGCGATTCTTCCGCCGTGCCAAGAAAGCGCATGTTGATTTTGTAGTGATGGAATTTCCGAGCCATGCGATTCACCAGCATAAACTTGAAGGCGTGCCGGTCGAGATGGCAATTATGACCAATCTAACGCAAGATCATTTAGATTACCATAAAACGATGGAGGCATACGCCGAGGTAAAAAGCCGCCTGTTTGCGCAAAATCCAAAATATATCGTCCTGAACCGCGACGATGAATGGTTTGAGTATTTTAACAAGTTTCCCGCGCAAGCGCAGAAAATTACTTACGGCGAACATGCCGACGCCGAAGCGCATATTGACCGCGTAAAATTGTACCGCAAGGGAACAGAGGCATCCATCACAATCGACCATCAGACTAAGCTGGAGCTTGCCACAAATTTGCCGGGCAAATTTAATGTATATAACATGACTGCTGCGGTGTGCGCCGCGTATTTACTTGGCGTACCGCTGAAGGATATTGTTGAGGGTGCCGCGAATCTTGAAAGCGTGCCGGGGCGATTTGAGCGCGTCAACACTAACACGCCGTATGATGTGATCGTTGATTATGCGCATACGCCAGACGGACTTGAGAAAATCCTCACTGCTGTCAAAGCAATCACAAAAAACCGCGTGCTGCTCGTTTTCGGCGCGACGGGCGACCGCGATAAAGAAAAGCGCCCGATTATGGGCGAAATCGCTGCGCGCCTTGCTAACCGTATCTTTTTGACCGACGAAGAAAGCTATAATGAAGACCCGGCGGCAATTCGTAAAATGGTTTACGACGGTATAGAACGCGTAAGAAGCGGCGCAGTAAAAACAACTGAAATCCCCGACCGGCGCGATGCAATCGCAAAAGCGCTTCGCCTTGCCGCGAAAGGCGATACGGTACTTATCACCGGCATGGGGCACGAAGTCTACCGCATTATCAACGGCGAGCGCGTCCCGTGGAATGACGCCGAGGTCGTGAAAGAATTACTGAAGAAAGCCTAG
- a CDS encoding peptidoglycan bridge formation glycyltransferaseFemA/FemB family protein, with translation MYLVTELNYFFESSDDFEQVCYNLPMIHFAAPAEISQWDELVSKNPNGGDFFQLAAFAHIKQQRGWTPRYIVTDRAALLALEKHVAGFGKLWYCPQGVGAANAEDTAMILHDLQAFAHAQGVFAVKCEPQLIDTPETRQALLQAGLQRSADVQPTMSTIWLDIRPELAVIEARFNSKVRYNIRQARKGEVRCRVMPAEESTYRTFYELFAETANGRFVIRPYEYYRKFWSEYCESGHGFIIFAYDDGQLASADFVMTLGHKASRKDAGSTRRKTTRGIPALLILETIRELKKRGITDYDLCGAPHSAYIKDKNHPLYGVGQFKAGFNDHATDYAGTYLLPVCPWRAKLWQRFVEKLVRAIYYRLKHQAWY, from the coding sequence GTGTATTTGGTTACTGAGTTAAACTATTTCTTTGAGAGCAGCGACGATTTCGAACAGGTTTGCTATAATTTACCTATGATACATTTCGCGGCGCCCGCTGAAATTAGCCAGTGGGACGAATTAGTGAGCAAGAATCCAAACGGCGGTGATTTTTTTCAGTTGGCAGCCTTTGCGCACATCAAACAGCAGCGCGGGTGGACACCGCGGTATATCGTGACAGATCGCGCAGCACTGTTAGCACTCGAAAAGCATGTGGCCGGTTTCGGCAAGTTGTGGTATTGTCCGCAAGGTGTAGGTGCTGCGAACGCTGAGGATACGGCAATGATTTTGCATGATTTACAAGCGTTTGCGCACGCACAAGGCGTGTTTGCGGTGAAATGCGAGCCGCAACTCATCGACACGCCGGAAACACGCCAAGCGCTGCTACAAGCGGGCTTGCAGCGTTCCGCCGATGTACAGCCGACAATGTCGACGATTTGGCTTGATATCCGCCCAGAATTAGCGGTTATCGAAGCACGTTTCAATAGTAAAGTTCGCTATAATATTCGCCAAGCACGCAAGGGCGAGGTGCGCTGCCGTGTTATGCCAGCAGAGGAATCGACGTACCGGACGTTTTATGAATTATTTGCCGAAACAGCAAACGGGCGTTTCGTGATTCGCCCCTACGAATACTACCGGAAGTTTTGGAGCGAGTACTGCGAGAGCGGGCATGGATTTATCATATTTGCCTACGATGACGGACAGCTCGCGTCGGCAGATTTCGTTATGACGCTCGGGCACAAAGCTAGCCGCAAAGACGCTGGCAGCACGCGCCGTAAAACCACGCGTGGCATTCCTGCCCTTTTGATTCTCGAAACGATTCGCGAACTGAAAAAGCGCGGCATCACCGACTACGACCTCTGCGGCGCGCCGCATTCAGCGTACATCAAAGATAAAAACCACCCGCTATACGGCGTTGGACAATTCAAAGCGGGATTCAACGACCATGCCACCGATTATGCCGGTACATATTTATTGCCGGTGTGCCCATGGCGGGCGAAGTTATGGCAGCGTTTCGTTGAAAAACTCGTGCGCGCTATATATTATCGCCTGAAACACCAGGCATGGTACTAG